TCGTTAATAAACAAGGCTCACCAAAACCACAATTGTCGACTGATTTAAATGCCGTTTCTTCTATTGCAGATTATGATGAAAGCAAAGTGAAATTCAAACGTAATGATGAAGAGCATTATAATAAAATGAAATTATGGCCTAGGCGTCTTAAAATTAATGCAAATGAAATGAAACAGCCAACTTTAATTATATGGGGAAGAAATGATAGTAGCGTTTCATGGAAAGAAGGAGAAACGTATCATCAATTCTTAAACAATAGTACCTTCCATATTATCGAAAAGGGGTATCATGCACCGTTTCGTCAAGAGCCACAAGAATTTGTTGGTTATGTAAAAGAATTCTTTAAAAACAATCCGATACAATCTGAAAAATAACATAAACGGGTATCTCATTTTGAGATACCCGTTTTCATATATTAAGCAGCTTGCTTTTGGCGTTTTTGAGTTTTTGATCCTAATACTTTTGGGATAACGAAGCCGTCAATTCCAAATTTACCAGCATTCATACCAGAAACCAGAACGAACATAGATAAGATAACCATTTCAGGATTCACTCCAATTGACCCACTAAACATATAGGAAAAGTTCATTACAAGGCCAAAAAAGACCGCTGTTTTTGTTAAACAGCCTACAATTAAACCAATTCCTACTAAAATTTCTCCCCATGTTACAAGTGTATTAAACAAATCTACATTTGGAATTGCAAATTCTTGTAAGAATGATGCCCACCAAGATTGAACAGCCGGTTGTGCACCTTTAGATTTTTCAATTGCACCTTGCAAATAACCTGTTGCATCGAATCCTTTCCCTTGTAGTTTACCGATTCCAGCCATTAACCATGTGTAACCAAGATATACTCGAATTACTGCTAATACAAAAGAAACTGCTTTGTTTTCTCTTAAAAATTGAATAACCATATCTTCCTCCTAAAGTTGTAATTAAATTAGTTACAGATAATATAATAACATTAGTTACTTATTTTTCAAACGTTAATTATGAATAATCCGTGACATGTGTATGAAACATTAAAAACTAACGTTTATATAGTAACTTTTATTACCTGTAAAAACTTGAACATATCATACCACAGGTGATAATCATTTTCATTGAAAAAATTGTAAAAAAAATGTGAGTTAAATGTGAAACACGTTTATTCGAATATAGAATAAACGTGTTTCACACTAATTATAGAATCGAAATGTATGTGTCTCCTCATCAATTAAACTTGCTTCTTGAAACGCTTCTTCTAACGTTTTCCCATGGTTAATAACCCCATAAAATAAGCGTATAGTAAACATAAGTGCTGCATTTCCATCTACATAATCAATCGATCCAATATACGATTTCGCACCACTATGTAAAAAAGATTTTGCTAGATTTTGCTCCCCTAACGTGCACCCGCTATTTACAATATGTGTATTATGCAATTTTGCATATTCATAAATTTCTTCTGTACCAAAATACCCTCTCGGTTCATCTTGTTCATATACTTCTTCGCCTAACTCTTCCATGACAAACTTCCCTTCTTCACCATGAAAGCAAAAAATAATATAATTAATACCATTAAATAAGTTCTTTCCAGAAAGAACTTCCACAAAATCTTTCGGTCTACCAATCCAATATGTCACAACCCTTGCACCAAAATATTCAAGAGATGCTCGGATTGATTGCGCCTCTAAATCCGAATTAAAACCAACTACTAATGCAATATTCAACATACAACCCCATCCTATAATCAGCCCTTATCAATCAGAATTTTATGGTATAAATCCATTTCATATATGCCCGTTTCCTGCAAAAAATCTGATCTAGTTAAAACGACTTTCTGTAAATATTGCCTATATGCTGTAATTGTTCCATCGTGGGATACAATGCAAATTCTTTCAACACTCAGTTCATAACACCAAAGAAGAAATTCATCTACTATT
This genomic interval from Bacillus thuringiensis contains the following:
- a CDS encoding DoxX family protein, with product MVIQFLRENKAVSFVLAVIRVYLGYTWLMAGIGKLQGKGFDATGYLQGAIEKSKGAQPAVQSWWASFLQEFAIPNVDLFNTLVTWGEILVGIGLIVGCLTKTAVFFGLVMNFSYMFSGSIGVNPEMVILSMFVLVSGMNAGKFGIDGFVIPKVLGSKTQKRQKQAA